A genomic window from Halodesulfovibrio sp. includes:
- the rnhA gene encoding ribonuclease HI, with translation MKHILLYTDGSCLGNPGPGGWASILRFGETEKELSGGFALTTNNRMEILAVVEGLAALKEPCKVDLYTDSQYVRNAVEKKWLVNWQKNGWKNASKKPVKNKDLWLRLLPYLEKHDVTLHWVRGHSGHPENERCDDLARAEASKSDLPRDKGHDDAA, from the coding sequence ATGAAACATATTTTGCTTTATACAGATGGGTCTTGTCTCGGTAATCCCGGTCCCGGAGGCTGGGCAAGTATCCTACGATTCGGTGAGACAGAAAAAGAACTCTCCGGTGGTTTTGCTCTGACGACAAATAACAGGATGGAGATTCTTGCTGTGGTAGAGGGGCTTGCCGCGTTGAAAGAACCTTGCAAGGTCGATTTATATACTGATTCTCAGTACGTACGCAACGCTGTAGAAAAAAAGTGGCTTGTTAACTGGCAGAAGAACGGTTGGAAAAATGCTTCCAAAAAGCCGGTTAAAAATAAAGACCTGTGGCTCCGCCTTCTTCCTTATCTTGAAAAACATGATGTCACTTTGCACTGGGTTCGCGGTCATAGTGGACATCCAGAGAATGAGCGATGCGACGATCTTGCCCGCGCTGAAGCGTCAAAATCTGATTTGCCGCGGGATAAAGGGCACGATGACGCAGCCTAG
- a CDS encoding DUF1499 domain-containing protein, whose product MIKASVFIKWTFIIFCALVLAGLFFFRHLGTKSADMTMQLGVTNGQLTAMPTTPNAVSSQTDIKDKYVAPLPMQGTVQQTKNKILQCLQAMGNNTIASQDADYVHAVFVTPFMQYHDDVEFYIDPQTQNVQFRSASRVGKSDFGANRARYEKFKTLYLQ is encoded by the coding sequence ATGATTAAAGCTTCTGTATTCATCAAGTGGACATTTATTATTTTTTGCGCGCTGGTTCTGGCAGGATTATTCTTTTTCAGGCATCTAGGCACTAAATCAGCAGACATGACCATGCAACTCGGCGTCACCAACGGACAGCTTACAGCTATGCCGACAACACCAAATGCAGTGTCCAGTCAAACAGATATTAAGGACAAATACGTAGCGCCATTGCCAATGCAAGGAACCGTGCAGCAGACAAAAAATAAAATTTTGCAATGCCTTCAGGCGATGGGAAATAATACTATAGCTTCACAAGACGCAGACTACGTCCATGCGGTGTTTGTCACACCTTTCATGCAGTATCATGACGATGTTGAATTTTATATTGATCCGCAAACGCAAAACGTGCAATTCCGATCTGCCTCCCGAGTTGGCAAATCAGATTTCGGTGCAAACCGCGCCCGATATGAAAAATTCAAGACGCTGTACTTACAGTAA